The DNA segment aaaaggaggtgtgacactcataagcaatggtttagccattaatatgaggtattcaatgctaaaccagcttggatataaaccagcattatcaagatgaactgtcttgatttcataatctgaaaattatgctcttaatcgagaaaagcaattccaaatgccaaattgcaggttgacaataattacacatgtaaccatctcatatatgcacctataagtggttcacatgataggtgaacgagcccatattcaccttttatatatttcagaatcaggggtcttagtcccaactttagctggtataatcaattcattatgagaacaagcaacacatgagaattcctgaagaatcttctagttctttagtatatgcttatctgaattctcaaatagctcatttaaaaatggcaaatgaaaacttcaagtttatcatgtcatgtgctatctcttagtaaacttctggtttactatggcataaacttttgctttagtaaacttctggtttactgtgatacatgatatagtacaaattaaagaataaggcgagtaacttctcacatacatattattttaccccctatgattgtggaaacatgaagattatcaatctttcaatcatttgtagtctcaatatgatagtcatttgtattagtaaactttaggtttactacaacatatgttttgaccataatcatataatatgaatgacatatttgtatataagctcttcgagagccttcatttattatccacaatctaatatttagctggcactactggtgtcatgtattctttaggcaaacatttagctcttcaggagttgttgatacattttgtactatcaaatattgctcagacactgctggtgtcatgagaaaaaattacaatcaaataaacaatgtaaaataattgtttaagcacacgaaaactcctcttcataatatttttccacttcatgaggcaatttcaattgtgttacttcttcaggagcaaatttaaaatacgaaatattgagtatatattctctcaattatattaactcttctggaggtgaattgtaatgtattcacatcaagagcgcgttcatatttacccgacttattagtattgtcacattcacttcagggaatggattaatattatcaaaagttctcatccttcaggaaatcgaacataattatctgaatgcgcattaatcacatcaaattgtgatgcctcaacctcttttaaaatatttactacttcatgagcaaatcgaggcgtgcatttaatatagggAATATTTATGtggcttatcttcaattgtaaccatagaaagcctaaattatcacttctggtgatcataggcatataccacttctggtagttaacaaaatataattacaatgagatatacgaaatataaccacttcttgtggttgtatatttcttgcaaactctgctagagtttaagttgatctaataatgttatccatattcttcaaaatgacataaacaagatatattatagtaaacatcattatcaaatcataatttttctttatgtacaacaattacataaccatactatctattacaaataacaaaaattaaaatatttacatttctacagattcaccaccgattacatgacttgtttctccttctgggagtgcaaggtaatcagttacatccaaatgcatgaagtctaaattatcttcagaaataaaatttgcttcaacatttttctttgtcttctttagggaggcttgataaagctcaaccaggtgcttcggcgtacgacaggtacgtgaccagtgccctttttctccacatctatagcatgcattttctgcatttggtgcttgcaccgcttcatgcttttgttccttccttttccactgctggtggtgaggagtgttctttggtgcattattattaccatgattagagtttctttcccgaccacgaccatgaccacgactggggccacgaccttttccacatttagcctggtggaagttcgtctcattcacttcaggaaatggacaagaaccagtaggtcggctttcatgatttttcattaatagcccattatgttgctcgacTATAAGAaaatgtgagataagttcagaatactttttaaatcccatctctcgatattgctactgcaggagcatattcaaggcatgaaaaatggtgaaagttttctccaacatatcatgatcagtaatattatcaccacataacttcaattgagaaataattctgaacatagcagaattatactcactgatagatttaaaatcttgtagccttagatgagtccaatcatatcgtgcctgtggaagaacgaccatattcaggtggtcatatctatctttcaaattattccacagtatgactggatctttaacagtaagatattccattttcaggccctcatcaaggtgatggcgtaggaatatcattgctttggcacggtcttggtttgatgcctgatttttgtctttgatggtgtctgccagacccatcgcatcaagatgaatttcagcatcaagcacccaagacatgtagcttttgcccgatatatccagggctacaaattcaagtttagaaagatttgacattatttaggaaaagaaagttcttacctcagatactttcaaaatatttgctcgagatggcagagtctcgtgctgataacgtgttataaaataaagactataaagtaaagacaagtatagagagaaactgatatattattcgaattcaaactgatgtacataatgaactgaaatctcttctatttatagaagaaaggaagctgttgtgtaagctgctacgcaagctgctgtgtaagcttctactacaagctgctgtgtaagctgctattacaagctGCTACGCAAgatgctgtgtaagctgctactacaagctgctacGCAAgatgctgtgtaagctgctactacaagctgctgtgtaagctgctattacaagctgttgtgtaagttgctacgcaagctgctactgcaaactcctgtgtaagctgctactataccagatatgaataatcttctactgagcgcaatgtttatccataacggagtattgaatggataaacttattatacccggtatggataatcttctacctagggtaatgtttatccataaccgggtaccgaagtgataagcttcttcaggaggcttatttccaatagagtactaaatagataaacatatttacggtggagccccatatggataagcttgttgaggaagattatttacaacaaattactaaatgaacatccataatataatatatttataacacaaaTCTCTTATACACCGCATAATAAGTTTTTTTGttcattattttcttttattaattgtttgaccTTTTAAATTAGTAAAACTCTCTAGGGCAATCAAGTTTATTCAAATAGGAAACACTCAGAAACTTCCATTCCCGGCGACTGTATTTAAAGCTTATGCTATATAGAGCAAAATTTGACTTTGGTCGGCGCCTTGTACGTACCTCATACTACTCTATTTAGGGCACCCTCACACTGACAAACTCTGATTGTCCTTCCCGCCGCCGCCGCCGCCGGTATATCCACCGTTACCGGTAAGCTTGTCTAAATATTCACCTTCCATGCAGTATTATTTGTATAACTAAAAGTAATTGCATGTATTAGACAGCCATAAACTTATAGTAGAATCTTCCATTATCTAGCAGAATATGTACGTTTTTATATGATGACTGGTTTATTTATGTTAGTCCTGAGCTACAATGCGGTTGTGCTTTAATAAAATTTTAGGTTGTGGAATTGAAGTTTGTGTTTTATAGTTGAAGTTTTACTTTATTGAGCCTAAACGAAGTTTGTTTTTATGGTTTCAGTTATGAGCTATTGAACCTGGTGGAATATAGAGGCATTAATGGCACTTCGTTTCGAGGTGAATTTCTTTGAGTATTTTTATACAAATAGAAGCTGCTAACAGGAGTTAGCATTTGCAAACTGCATTGTGCCTTATGAAATTGGATTCTTAAATATTGATAAATCGAGATACCTCTTAAAATAACAAACTATAGAGTATTGAAATGAAATGGGTAGGAGAGGATGGATATTGAGGATATATATAGCTTATCTCAACTTAGTTTGGGATTGAGGCCTAGTTGTTGTCATATTAAGCTGATGTTGCTTGGTAATAGCAAGTAGCACAAGAACATTATTACCACTTCTATTGTAGTATAATAGATTttttgatatgaaaattttgaTCCATGGTACTCATCAAAACAACGAGTCCCATCATTATGAGTTGTTAAAAATTTCAAGTTGCAAATTTTTGACGTGATAAGAACCTCAGTTAATGAAGGAGGACAAGGAATCTAGTTTGAGTGACACAGCTTTGTCCGAGTATTTTAACCATTTCCAACGAATTTAGGAAAAGATTTATGGCAATTTTACAGATAAGACCAGCTGTAATTTTTAGTTGCAGTTAATATGGCAAAGTGGTGTAACTAGTCTCCCTAAGTTTTCTCTCTTTTACAAAAAATTTAGTGAGGTTTTTCTCTCTTACCCAAAATTTAGCTGTTTGTTACTCCACTAAGGAACTGTGCCTAATCTTTCTGATACCAGATCCTTGGGAGATTTAATCGTGCTCGTGCAGCTCGGCTTATACTCCCTCACTATGAATGCCAGACACCTCTTTTTATGCCTGTTGGCACGCAAGGTAAGAGTATGTTAGGAGTTGATTGACAGGAAGAcatctctctctcttttgtttAATACTAATATTGTAATTGTTTTATCCAGTCTTTAGCCAAGTTCTTTAAATATTTGAGAAACCTTCAAATTAGAGCCAGCAGTCTGTTGATAGCTCTTTGTTATAAGTATGTTGACAGTGTAGAATTTGGTATTAGTCTGTTTTGGTTGATAACGACAGTGAAACCGTTTCATATATGCTCTGGTAGTCGTGTCAAGTCAAAACTATCTCACTTAATTGGGTATTGGGAGGTGCATACTTGGGATTGCTGCATGTGGACATATAGAAGTTAGATTTTGATTTCCTCTATGTTACGTAACGAACAAGATTGATCGGTACTTTTGGTTGGAACAAGACACGATTATATGATAATAATGGAATAGAAGATAAAGACATAGAAATTTACGTGGTTCGCGCAATATGCCTACTTCCCGGTACTTGATATAGTGAAATTGCTCTTCCTTGCCCGTGGTATTTCTGTGTCTCTGTCTTCTATTACTGTTATTATCAAATTTTTGTTTCTAATAAAAAGTATCAGGTGATTCTGTCCACGGCTTAAAACTCTATATATTGTACTCTGTAAATATATAGGTTTACAGACTTCATGATTGAAACTTTTTGTGAGAGTACTTTCTACTGGTCTTCATACTTGTAGAAATAGAAACTATTATTGGTCTTCATATCATTGATGATATGCATTTTTTCTCATTGTCATCCATTTGATTTTTCATCATCACAGGCACTATAAAGGGTTTGACCGCCTGCCAGCTTGAGGATATTGGTTGCCAAATAATCCTCGGAAACACATATCATTTGGCACTACGTCCTACCTCTGAGCTCATCGATGAGTTAGGAGGTCTACATAAGTTCATGAATTGGCCGAGGGCACTACTTACTGACTCTGGGGGCTTTCAAATGGTAGTCTATCACAGTTCTGCTTCCTTAATCttcggttttttttttttttttgaaacactATAACCATCAGTATTTAAGATGTACTGAACACATGTTGATCAAAAAGCTATACGCCTTTATGCCCTATTGTGTCGCCTTTATGCTTATGGATTTCATGCACGTCATTCCAATTTTGCAGCCAGTTGTTCAGTGTCTTATGAACAACATGAAATGCTTTATTCTATATGATGTGCTGTTTGACAAATGAGTTTAAAATTTCTGGTTGTAGGTCTCCTTGTTGCATTTGGCTGATATCACTGAGAAGGGTGTCACGTTTCAGGTATTCTTTTTGTGCTCTCTCTTTTACTTTTCATATCCTTATCTCTTATGTTTCATGTGATTTAATTTGTTCCTTTTTGCAGTCACCGGTGGATGGAAAGCCAATGCTCCTTACACCTGAAGAGTCAATACACATCCAAGTAGGTACATTTAGGGGATGTAGATGTTCTGTTATTTATGATCTTGTACTATACTATTTTTTATCTCAATGTCATACTCTAAGCAAGCAGGACGGTATAATAATTCCAAACAGAATGACGATAATATTTCAAAACTGGTGCAATCTTCACATGCATGGTAGATTAGTCATTACAAAATTGTGTCAAAACGTATGTGCTTATATTCTATATCATCTGGTCTCAATATTGCTGCTAATTAGTCATTAATTGCATCATATCTTTTCATCGGCCTGAGATTTATCAGTTTATGTTTCTTGAGTAGCCCTTTATAACTGATTCCGTTGCACTTGCTGACTTGCCCGACCCATTGCAGAACAGAATTGGTGCAGATATTATTATGGCTCTTGATGATGTTGTGAAAACTACTATCACAGGTCCACGAATTGAAGAGGCTATGTATCGAACTCTGCGTTGGATAGATAGGTGCATAGCAGGTAATATGATTGAGCAGCCTGTACATTTTGATGTGGTTATTTATCTTTTACTGAACTTTATGATTAATCACATTCAGTGGGCAAGAGATAATCTCTATAGGATTTGGTTTTAACCAGCTGTAATGTAGGGAATTTCTCTACTTCTTGTTTTGATATTTTGGACTATGTTGCTATGATCCTCCAAAAATGCATTACTTTTGGAGGATCTGAGACACACCAGGCAGCAAGTTTGGAGGATCCGAGCAACATAGGTTTTGGACCAACTTTCTTGCATTTTGTCAATGCCCTTTGTTCCATTTCATGCTAGTTAAACCTCTCAAATAGGCTGCAAATGGCCCTGATCTCCTAAAATTCTGGCAATCTTTCTTTGTGAACCTTCACCACCTTCTTACAAATCAATACCACCGCCATTGGTTTGTAGGATGTCTGCAAACAGTGGTTTGCAAGGCTTACAGTGAGATTGCAAAGCCTAGGAAGAGGGTGGCAGCTTTCAAAAGTTTTGGCTGGAAAGGTGGGAGGTTTTTTTGAGGATGGGAAGCCCAGGAATGAGAGGAATTCGAAAACACTTGAGCTCTTAGCTTTTGGTTAATCTGGCAGACTTCGGTGATGAAAGGATGGGTCTATTGAAATCAGTCTCTCAACCTTCTCAAGAtaggggtaaggttgcgtacacactaccctccccagaccccacttgtggaattacactgggtttattgttgttgttgttcggtGATGAAAGGACTAGATTGACTCACATCTGATGGTAGATGCGATAAGTTAGGTGGTAGAGTTAGATGAAGTTAGTATTGAATGTAAAATAGTCCTCTTACAATATTGAGCGCCATTTGGCATGTTATGCTATCAACTAGCAGTACTTAACAAGGGTTAAGTCCAGTAAACACTTAATTGACAGATAGTTTGAGTAAGGTTCTCAGTGAAACTTCGATTTTGAAGTTTTTCATTGTAGAAGTAGATGCCAACAACAGAAAAGACTGTATAAGAGTTAACTGTTCTCAAAGTTCATTTCAGAATTTCTCTCTTTCTATTGTTAAATGTAGAGTTTCCAAGCTAAAGTTGCTGATGTACTTCTACCAGACTCTCAGTTTGTGTTTTTCATGCTTTCATTTGTTATTGGCAGCTCACAAGAGACCACATGAGCAGAATCTATTTGGCATAGTGCAAGGTGGTTTAGATCCTGTATTAAGGTGACTTACATTGTAACATCCCTGTTGCTTCTGAGATTGCTTTATTGTTTACATAATTACATCTCATTTGACAACTTTCTCGTTTTGTTTGTTGCTATCAGGGATATATGTGTCAGAGGTTTAGTGAAGCGCAATTTGCCTGGGTATGTTTGTAGTTCTGAATATGTACACTATCCTAAACGTTCATCACCTTGTATGTGGAAACTTTAAGTGTATATTTTTACATTCTTAGTTTTGAAAGAATTTCCCAGCAAAGAGAGATTATGATGTCTATCACATGAAGGGACGGGTGGGTGGGGGATGTGCATAATAGCTTGCAATTTCCTATCTTAGTTTCAGTCGAACTACATATATTGAAATGGTTAACTGTTCAGTACATGCAATTTATCAGGGTAATTTGGTGATGGGATAAGGATCCGGATTAGGTGGGACAAAATTTATTATAATATGCTACCTAGTTCCCAGTTTTGTTCTCACTACTTGCTCTTGGGGAAGTGGCAGTGGCTGGGTAGTTATCATGGATAACAAACCTTCTGGATTAGAGCTAAAGATTAAATTCCTTGATAATATATTCTATTTTTTGGGTTTGTTGTTTATGTCTTCGGTTTAGTTCCGTAAGATTGTCCAGGGGCATTTTGGGAATGAAAATTAATTTGGTTGATTATATGGTTCAAGATCTATTGTACCAAACAGAAAGTAGGATTCAATTCTCACTCTAGTTCTGTCGTAAGATCCAGTCTGGAATTGAATTCCTCGAACCAAATAACCTTTAGTAGCTCATTGAAGATTTAATTGCACATGTTGGTTTGAGGTTCTAATTTTGCACCTGTAACTTTaatctttttcttcattttttcgaTAACGGTGGTGCTTGGTCCACTTTAAGCTTCTTGACTCTTCCACCAAATACTCACATCCTTCCACCAGCATAGGTGCCGAAAACTCTATCTATCAAGGCCTAGGCAAATAGGAAAAATCATCTGGCTTTTGGCCTCCATTGGGATTTGAACCCTGGTCTGTCATACTCTTCAATCTTCTTTCACTGCCTGCTAGGCCACACCCTTGGGTGCaatctttttcatcatttgagAAGACGATTTTCTTCTGAAAGGATCTTAAGAGACAGTCTTCCTGCCACCTCTTTTCAATTGAAGTTTTAGGTTCCTTGTCCCTTCTTTTTTTGATCCAAAAGATACCACAAGGAATTTACCAAATGCCTTGTGATTCCGAACATAATGCATCCCATCTACTAGTAGGTTGATATGTTTATCCAGTACTGTCAAAGAGTTCCCTAATAAGGACCAGCTCAATTTCTGATCACTGTCACAATTGTCCTGCATTTTTAGCATAGCCATAATGTATCTCATTGTTCTCTTCTCCAGATTGCTCTTTTGAAGAACACTGATTTTCAAACAGCGTTATGACCCTTACCCACAGTGGATCAAGTTGTGTAGCACCATTCTCTATTCTGCAGCATAACTGTTGCACAGATCCCAGTTACTTCGCTAACATTACATCCCATAAAAATCATTGCATGGTATCTGGTTGGGAGGGACTGTGGAGATGAATTTGCTATTCTTGGGTTATCTTTGCATATTGCTATTTGTGCATAATGGATGGAAGCTCCCTTAATTgtctttctaattgtttataTATCCCCCATGATTTATACATTGGCCATTAGATGCCCTAGGTGCATCTTTGGTAAAGTTCTAAAAGGGAGAGAATATAAGTTTCTTACTAGAGCTCAGAACCAACcctttttgttttttccttttgtATTCTAATTTTGCTGGGTATGATGTGCATTTAGAGTTACAAATAAACTGATTTATATTATGAAGTTCCTCAGTAGAATTAAAGTTGTTATATGCGCTGATCATTTTAAATCCCTCATCTGATAAAATTCCGACTTTCTAGCTGctattaaaaagaaaaaggaccTCTTTTAACTTATTAGACTCAAAAGCAGCTTATCAGACAAGCCAAACTAGAAGAATTGAGCTTCAACAGTCAACTGAGTGAAATGACCGGGTTTACTTGTGTGACAGCTATGCTATTGGTGGTCTTGCAGGCGGTGAAGATAAAGACTCGTTTTGGCGTGTCGTGGCTCAGTGTACTGCTGCACTACCTGAGCATAAACCACGATATGTCATGGTATATGTCACTTTTATGATGTTCTTTAGTAGATTTAGCATGATGCATCtattttcaaattttccaattatAGATTTGATGCCTTCTGGCTTCTGATATCTCGACTGCTGTAATCCAGGGCGTGGGTTACCCACTAGACATTGTGGTATGCAGTGCTTTAGGTGCTGACATGTATGATTGTGTCTATCCTACTCGTACTGCTCGCTTTGGCACAGCGCTTGTACCTGAGGTAATTTTCTCTGCCCTCTGCCTCCAAATATTCACCACTTAATTGGTTGTGGAAATCACACAGTAAGCATTCTTGTGAAACCAATAGAATACTATTTCTCATACTGCATGATAAGAAATCTATACCTGCTAATATTCTAACCCAACATCAATGTTTTGAGGATTCTTGATCAATAAACATGTTGTGGATCTTATAGTCATATAGTTTATATTGTGCTTGTGCTgctaaaaaaatattctgtttgTGTACATATAAATAGTCTTTCCTTTTAGTAGGAAAACCATCTTGAGTTGAATTTGTGCATCCTGCTCTTTACATGCTACATTGACTTCCCTCCTTCCATGTGATAGTATTCTTGACTATGCCTCATTTGTCTGTGTTTGTGGAGACTGGTAGTTCATGATTTGAAACTTTAGGATGTTTTAAGAAAAACTATTTTTCCTCTAATTTATCATCTGACTTTATATTTCTCTTGTTGATTTAATGTTTGTTTTATTTCCTGAAATATATTATGTGCCACAAATTTTCCTCGCCATCTGTCATAAACTTGGGCCCTGAAAACCAAACTAGACAATTTATGACGAAAATATCATCCACCACTGATTTTGTAGTGGAATAATGCTTTTGCTTTGGCATGATGCAGGGAGTTCTAAAACTTAAACACAAGGCAATGACAGAGGATATGCGTCCTATTGATCCCACATGTGACTGTATGGTAAATTGAGATAAACGATGCTTGACTAGTGATGGTTTTATTTTCCATTTATACATTGTTTCAAATACCAGTCATCTTTGGACAGGTCTGTAAAAAATATACCAGGGCTTACATTCATTGCCTTGTCACTAAAGATGCCATGGGATCTCAACTTCTGTCATATCACAACTTATACTATATGATGAAGGTACCAAGCACTGAGGTTTGAAAGATATTTTCGTTTGTATAATAGCTCAGCCATGACCTTGAGGTATTCAAACTATGCAGCTTAGCAGAAACTTGCACTCATCAATTGTTGAAGGACGGTTTCCAGAGTATGTTCACCTCTAGCTCTGAATAGATTTTCCTCACTATTATCAGATTTCTTGACTTGTCACTTTTATTGCATGTAAAGATGAATCACTATCTATTGCTTCTATTTTCCTGATCATTTGacatatttgtttaattttgcaGATTTGTTTGCCAGTTTCTGCAGAAAATGGTAATGAATAATCCCACTACAAACAAAATGATTTCAATGACTATGCATTTCTCCTGGTATATCAAAAAAGCAATTGATGGGCACAACTTCTCTTACCTTTATCTGCTATACCACATGCTAAGACCATTATGAAGAGCTCTCTACGTGTTAGATTTTGGTATATTTTTTTCAGTTTAAGGAAATACTTCTCTTTTTATCACAGGTCTTCTTGCTAAACTTACTGAATGATTTTCTGTCACATATCATAATGCACTTGGCTAAGTTTGATCTGATAGGATGCGAAGATGTTTCTGTGTGTTGAAACTTCCTCAATTTAGGAAAGCAATTTCAATTGACACAGACTTGAGAACATGCTCTAACTTATCTTAAATCAAAAGAACAAATATTTCTTTTGCAACGTATTATTATTAGTTTCTTAAGACCGAGAAATCTGTAGGGGGGCAACCCGTAGGACCAATTATAGCCTTCGAAACTCGGGGATAATGGATCTGCTCTTCTAACCTTCTCCACTTAAACGCCAGGCATAGTTCACATGGTGAATGGCTATTTCAACCTTTGTCACTTGAACTAAGCCCTAGGGGCCTCAATGATCTTTTGCAACATTATTCTTGATGATGTTGCTCGGGCTGCAAATTAAGCATCTAAAGACCGGAGGCATTATAAGAGTTCTCACCTTCTTTCCCTTAATAACACCTTTCCTTTGTGGCCCTGGATCAAGAAGAACATTTTTTTTCTCCAAGAAGTTAGTTCATGAGACAAGTAGAATCTCTCCATGATCGACCTGTTGACCAAGTCTTCAAGGCATTAATCACATGAATCCTTTTCCTGTGTGGTTTACTGGTTTTGCGTGCGTCTTATATTTGCTAATACAAATATTTATATCTGCGGATTGTGATGACTTCTTAAATTTGACCTCTAGTTCCCCGAAGGTGACGTTCCTGAATGGGTCTGCAATGCCATGGAGGTTGCTGGCATTGATATTTCTTCATGTTGTGATCCGTTTTCATCACTCCCCAGTAAAGTAGAAGATACAGAGGTTGCTGGAATTGACATTTCTTCATGTTGTGCCCCACTTTCATCACTCCCCAGTGAAGTAGAAGATACAGAGGCTGCTGGGACTGACTCTTCTTCATGTTATTCTCCATTTTTGTCGCTCCCCAGTGAAGTAGAAGATACAGAGGTTGCGGAGATTGACACATCTTCATGTTGTGCTCCATCTTTATCGCTCCCGGTAAAGTAGAAGATCCACAAACCCAGAAGTGAAACAGTAATTAAAAACATTTCACAGAGTACAACATAGATATACAGAATTGACGATAAGAGCAGTGTGCATTTTTGTGGTAACATGCTGCTATGCTAGGAGTCACTCAAGAAAATTTTGTAGTGACACAAAatatgagtttttttttttgaactagATGTCATTCTTCGTAGCTGAAAGAAAATTTTCCCCATTATATGAAGTTCTTTTTACGTCCTAGAAAATTTTGTATTGAGCTCTGATATATCAAAGGAAAACAAACAACCATTATCTTCAATGCGCCTTCCTGGCTAGCATAATGGATTATTCCTATGTTAAGTATGAAAATCTGTTACATGGAATGTTGTGATTGATAGTATCTGAAATGAGTTTGAAGCCATTCAGTAACAGGAATTCATTCTTGGGTTTTTCAATCTCAGTGATATGATTAGTTAGACTGGACATATTCTTCCatttattacatcaaaatcccttAGGTTCTTTTTTTCttcgtctttttttttctttgccgCCTCCAAAAGAAAATAGGAA comes from the Nicotiana sylvestris chromosome 4, ASM39365v2, whole genome shotgun sequence genome and includes:
- the LOC104244094 gene encoding uncharacterized protein isoform X1 encodes the protein MALRFEILGRFNRARAARLILPHYECQTPLFMPVGTQGTIKGLTACQLEDIGCQIILGNTYHLALRPTSELIDELGGLHKFMNWPRALLTDSGGFQMVSLLHLADITEKGVTFQSPVDGKPMLLTPEESIHIQNRIGADIIMALDDVVKTTITGPRIEEAMYRTLRWIDRCIAAHKRPHEQNLFGIVQGGLDPVLRDICVRGLVKRNLPGYAIGGLAGGEDKDSFWRVVAQCTAALPEHKPRYVMGVGYPLDIVVCSALGADMYDCVYPTRTARFGTALVPEGVLKLKHKAMTEDMRPIDPTCDCMVCKKYTRAYIHCLVTKDAMGSQLLSYHNLYYMMKLSRNLHSSIVEGRFPEFVCQFLQKMFPEGDVPEWVCNAMEVAGIDISSCCDPFSSLPSKVEDTEVAGIDISSCCAPLSSLPSEVEDTEAAGTDSSSCYSPFLSLPSEVEDTEVAEIDTSSCCAPSLSLPVK
- the LOC104244094 gene encoding uncharacterized protein isoform X2 gives rise to the protein MALRFEILGRFNRARAARLILPHYECQTPLFMPVGTQGTIKGLTACQLEDIGCQIILGNTYHLALRPTSELIDELGGLHKFMNWPRALLTDSGGFQMVSLLHLADITEKGVTFQSPVDGKPMLLTPEESIHIQNRIGADIIMALDDVVKTTITGPRIEEAMYRTLRWIDRCIAAHKRPHEQNLFGIVQGGLDPVLRDICVRGLVKRNLPGYAIGGLAGGEDKDSFWRVVAQCTAALPEHKPRYVMGVGYPLDIVVCSALGADMYDCVYPTRTARFGTALVPEGVLKLKHKAMTEDMRPIDPTCDCMVCKKYTRAYIHCLVTKDAMGSQLLSYHNLYYMMKLSRNLHSSIVEGRFPEFVCQFLQKMVMNNPTTNKMISMTMHFSWYIKKAIDGHNFSYLYLLYHMLRPL